The following nucleotide sequence is from Strigops habroptila isolate Jane chromosome Z, bStrHab1.2.pri, whole genome shotgun sequence.
AAAGCCAGAAATCAGCACATGCGCTGGAGCTTGGAGTAGAATAGCTAGTCTAAAGTTGAGAGGAACAACAGCAGTAAGCAGAGCTGAAACATGCATAGTCCACACCATGCACTAGAGTGTAGAAGACCCTATGCTAGCACCAGGAAATGTCATTCAGACCTATTGACAGTACCTGTTTGCTCTGGCAAGGCTTCACGGATCACTGACCCAAGTCAACTAAGCTAAGGGAACACAATATATGACAAAGCAAAGGGGTCATGTAAGTCTGGGCTCTCAGCACTGTGAGAGCCCATGCCAGACAGACAAACCATGAGAAAGATCCAGGGCTTCTGCCCCTCAGAAGCCTTCCCCATTGCTGGGGTCCCAGGCTGAAGGCCAATATACAAGATACTACCCCAACCTTGTTCTGACCAGTCGTTAAGCTTAGCCAGCCAGCTTTTAGGTGTCTACCAGCTACTGGAAGCCTGCTGAGGCTCTGTCTTTTGTGGCTGTCCTGTCAGTAGCAAGGCTTTGCTTGTGCTGagccttccttctcctccagagCTCCTCTGCCCTCTCACAGTCTGGTTTGCAAAATCCCTCCCAGTCTCCTCCAGGAGGTATTGCCTCccagcacactgctgctgcctgctcttacacagtccctccccagccacTCGTTCTTCTCACAGAAACATACCTGTGCCATGTGCCAAGCATTTCTGTCCTCCCGCCTCATGGGCAGTGCCACCAGAACAGACCAGCTCATCTGACCTCTAACCGGCCCGCACCCCTGGAAAAATGAGGTTATACAACAGCCCTCATGTACAAAGAAGCTTTGCACAGGCACTGTCCCCTGGGGgcctcctccccttcccactgcCAAGCCACGTGTGAGCCTGACCCGAGCCCCTGAGCCTGAGCCCTGCTTCTCCAGGGCCTCCCTGGCCGGTCCCAGGTGCGCTCAGGGCAGACCACATCCTCCCTCTGCAGGTACCGGGTGGCTGGTGGAGGGCAGGGCGGTTCAGGCAGGCTCTCGTGGCCAAGGGCTATGGCCCCAAGGCAGGAAGACACTCAGGGGCTGCTCCGGGCTACGGCCTGCAGGCGGCCAGGGCTACAGGAAGACAGGGGTGCCAAGGCCAGGGCCAGGGCCAAggccagggctgggctgtgcccGGCTGGGCTGGGCCGGGCTGGaccaggctgggctgggctgcacCCGGGTTCCTGAAGCACCTGGGGAGCTGATGACCTCCCTACTGGCAGCGGTGGTTTGGCCAAACCCGCCTGCAGTGCCCGTTTGCCCTGCTGGGCTGGGTGCTGTTGCCGGGCCTTTGGACACCAGGGGTTGGACGTGAGCTGAGTTCCTTCCTTTCACAAGCGCCAGGCATGAAGCTGCCTCACTGCCCAGGTCCCCAGGTCTGGGTATGTCACCCTTCCTCTCAAGATGGCCAGTCCTGTGCAGACAAGAGCAGGCGCACCCTGCAAGCCTGCTCCAGGGAATACAGCTGGTGCTCCCCAGCTAGACAGGGAGTATGGCTGTGGGTCAGTCTGCGAGCCAGCACTGGCAGGACACAGAAACAACCACGCACCCACAAATTAAATTAACCCTTTCCCAGCAATATTCTGTTATTTTCCCACAATCAGCCAAAAAGGCACTGAGATAGTTCTGTCAAAGCCCTTCAGACCTTGTCTGAGCAtctgaggaagagcagctccaggccTGTGTCTTGGCTTCTTCCATGGTCTCAGTGCTGAAGGGGCTTTCTTTAACACAGACAACCTCTAAATGCCAGCTTAGGCTATTTTGTGTGGCTGGCAGGGTGCTCTAAACGGCACCCACACTATGACATATAGCATCAGTGAGTGTAATGCCTGAAAGCTTTTACTAGCACATTTGTGGTTTAATGCTAGTTTGCTATTGCAGTAGGGAAAACCTAGGTGTGGTCAAAAGGCAGCATTATGTTTGCAAATGATGGCAATAGAGGATGTGGTCTTTAGAAATCTAAATATCTTGAGATTTATGAGCTATGTATATGCCTACGTATCTGGTTCTCAGTGTCCTTGGCCAAATGCTGCTGGGCTAAGAAGAAACAGAGTGGTGTTATTCTTTGCAGAATATTTGCATGTTAACAGACATCTCTGAGTGCGCTCTCAAAGGGCTCCATGGCTGATGATATGATTTGGACATTATAATGTTAatgacgtggtttagtggtggacttgacagtccTGGGATAACGGTTCGACTTGATCActtcaaaggtcttttccaacctgggtgattctatgatcctatgaagAGAGAGCAGCCTGAAAGGAGCAGCTTTCTCTAAAAACACCATCTGTTCATTAGTAATGGGAATTGAAGCCGCAGAACCCAAGCTATATGGAGAAGAGTTCAAGGAGACAGATGAAACTTGACAGCTGTAGTAGATGCAAAACAGCATAACAATGCAACAACATCATGCTGTAAAGGTCTCTCTTCACAGACCTGTCACACACCACCCTACTTATTATTTGTCATAAACAGCTCAGACCTCCATTTGGAGGTCTAATGGCATAAAATCTCTGAAGCTGTCTACCATCGACCCATAGCCCTagcttctctctttttgttctgGGGTTGCTCCCTTTGAAGGTAAAGGATGCAGCGTGGACTCTCAGCTGATGTGTCAATGACCTTTTCGTATACTGTTATCTTTCTCATATGGATACCTCTGCTCTAATGGAGAGCTGGTACCAAGACTTTGTCCTgggcaggggaagagaaggtAATGAGATGTCTACAGAAGCTGGCAGGAGGTCTGGCAGTGTGTAGTCTAAGGCTAGCTCACTTTTCCCATCATTgggaaggaaagcagggctgACCCATGGATCTCAATTCTGCAGGATGCCAGGTGAACAGAGCTGTAGGTGGCAGGCTGCACTCTGCCTGTCACCCCTCAACCAGTTTCAGAGAGGGCTCTCCAAGCCCCTGAGCAGCTCACCAGAACAGGTTGTCTGGTGGGCATTATCATCTCTTGACTACACAGGCACTCCTTGTGTTTCCATGGAATGAACAGACATCAGGCCACCAGTTCCTTACTGCTTTATGGAGTTGATGTATTTAGCAATCGGTTGAAATAACCAATTGAGAAACATTGACTCTGTGCATGTATTTGCAATCCCAAGGAGTACTACAAGCTTTTTTGTACTGTTAAAAAACAGTATAAAACAGCTCTGTTAAAGCTAGAGCTAATGGAGGGTAGAGGCCAGGCACAGACAAGCCTTGAAGGGACTcagtgctggcactgctggcacATCGCAAGCACCCTGCAGTGTAGGAGCATTTCATGGGGTGCCAGCCCACGATTCACCACTGCAGCAGGAAATGCCCGGCTgccctggccttgaacgctcAGGCACCAGCACCCAGCGTGGCTGGCTCTGTGGAGAGGGGCCGGCTGCCACAGCGAGTCTCTGGCACTAGTGCGCAGGAGCAGCCAGCCCCTGTGCCAGGCTTGCAGAGCCATGCTGCCCTCAGGCCTGGCGGGTGCCTTTGAGGGGCTGAGCACTCACCCCTTGGTGCAGGACAGAGGTGGGTCTGGGGCACTGCAGCACCAGAGGAAAGCAAGGGTGTTCCCCCAGACCTGGCACAACTGGAGCACAGTGCAGGGACTGGCATGTCAGActgtttattaataaaaaaagtcaCAATAACTTACTCCCTTTGTCGCACAAAGGGCTCGGTATAAAGAGCTCTAGCTTCCGAAGGTAACACGGGTAAGTGAGAGATGGATGATTTTCTCTTGTCTTCCCCAAGGAAGCGCAGCCAGCACAGGAGCTACTGGCCACACAGGGCCATGGCACAGGAGCAGCCACGGGCCCCTGCCTGCAGCTAGTTCACAGGCAGCGCACACCAGCACAGAGGCAAACGCAGCAGATGTGTTGACCATGGGCACTGGGTGCCAGAGGGTGTGCAAGCTGCAGTGGAGGAGCAGAGAGAAGTGGCTGCATCTTCCCAGAGTGCTGAGGGGTCTGCGGAGCACAAAGTGAAGCAGCAGGACAGTGGCTGTTGCAGGCAGGGGCACATGGGGCTGGCCAGAAGCAGCCCTGCCTCCCCGGCTGCTGCCTCACACAAGGTCGAgcctggcagaggcagcaggtgAGCTGGGGCTATTTGTCACACTCCAGATCCTGGGCCCCCTCAGCACCCTGGTAGTGCATTTCACAGAACTCCTGAATGCGACTGCAGGCCTCCAAGATCATCTCCTCAGGCACGGTGATCACCACACGGAAGAAGTTTGGGTACtcaaagcactgaaatgagaaaggatGAAGCTGTCAAATCACCTGGGATAGTGCTGTAGTTATAGTACAGATAGTGCTGTACAGCCCTAACTTGAGGCCATGTGCTGTGTCAGCAAGGGAAGATGGTCAATGTTggacagcagggctgggctcttGCTCccttaggatttttttttttttttttttttttttttttctggggcgTGGGGTGTTGTTTTGGAGCTTTTTTTGTTCCATGCATGTTTCCCATCTCCATCTATATAGACATGACGCTGCAAGAGTGACAGGCCATACAGAGTCCTTTGGACTATGCAGGACCTAGGGAATGGGCTGGAAGGAGCTAGGGAAGGATAGGGCTGGAGAGTACTCAACGGCCCATCCATGTTCAGTGCTGGAAGTGGAGCTGGAAGGAGGTGGGCACTGGGCACAGATGTTCTCAGCCTGCAGTCCATCGTTGTGCCTACAGGGGTGCAGGActagaaacagcaaagaaaggaacATAGGTGGGATAGGTTCCAGGCCTCTTAGGGAGCAGCAAGGAGCTGCGGGAGTACAGAGTAAGCCTGAAGCTGGGAAGATCCTGGCAGCCTGAGGGCTGCTAGTGAGCCTGAGACTGCCAGTCCCTGAGCCCATCCCTACACACAGCACTTGGAGTTCACAGCCAGCACAAATACACCATAACAGACCGTGGACACTGCACACACAAAACTCCCAGCCTGGCCTCAGAGCTCAGGGCTGCAAACCCCTATTGCTTCTCTGCCCATGCTTTGGCCCCACAGCTCCCCGGGCTGTCAGCATTAGGCTCACCGTGGCTGGCAAGCAGAACACAGACTGCTCAGAGATGAGGCGCTCCGTGAACTCCACATCATTTTCAAATTCAGGGAAATGCTCCATCTCAATCTCAACCTGCAGCAGAGGAATGTAATGTGACAACCAAGGGCACCAAAACTATCTGCAGTGTCCTTGCTCACCCACATGACCCAGCAACTTCCCAGTCAAGTGCAGCTGTCTGCCCTCATGTTTTGCTCATAGAAAAAGAGGCAACAGCATAGGCAGAGGACAGACATGGTGGTAGGAAGAAGGCTACATCTTCAACAGGACATGATAATCTGACTTGTGGTGTACGGGCTTCCCTTTGCCAGCTGGCTTCAAATCGGAGTAAAACAATATTGTCTTGCAAAGTACAAGTCATTGAGTTCTGTGCAGGAGCAAGTGGGTGAAGTGTACTAGCCTCTACTATGTAAGAAGTGAACATCTGAAGTTCCGCCATCTAAAGTGAGCAAAGGACACATCTATTGCACAAGGCGGTGTGAAAATGCATGGTAATGGAGACCTGGTGCCAAGCACCAATCTGAAACCACTGACAAGCACTGGAAACAAGACTTAGTGTGATTGCTGATGATCTGGAAATGGCACGTCACCCTCCTTGCTTACCATGAGGTACATGGCTCCAGCAGGCCGGACAGGCCGGAGGCCAGGGATAGCAGATAAGGCAGTGTAACAAAGGTCAGCATTggactgaaaagcagaaaggggAAATTTCAAAACAGGAGAAATTCCAGGAAGCAGCTCAGCGAATAGAAGCCAAGCTCTGGACCAGGACTATAAACAGGTTTGCCCACTGCAAATAAAGGGAACACAAATGCAAACAGCATGGGTGATCATGGCCTTGAGTGCAGGAGGTATGACTGTGCTGAGCTCAGCAACTCAGTGCCAGGCTCCCACCCAACTGGATCAccagctgcagggctgagaTGCCTGAAACTTATTGCAGCAGTATTTCTGCCCCAATCACCATGTTTCCTGCTGGAATTTGATTTTTTGGGCTCCCCTAGCCATAGACGGAACTGCACCTTGAAGTGGCATGGGGAGGGATGATGAGCTGGAGGGATATGATTCCCTCCAAACAATCCATGAACAAACTGTGCTGGCCTGTTACAACCTGATTACCTTGAGGATGCTGAGGGTGTTGTGGTAGAACTCGGGGGGTGTTCGGTGCAAGATACGTTCCAGTGCTCCTTGGACAAGTGTACAGGGACCTAGGATCCTTTGACTCAGTCTTACAAGGCCATCTCtgatctgaaaaaaacatgGTGATATTTGCAGCTCAGACAGTGCTTCCGTGAAGGAAAGGGGCAACCATTCCTCTATTTCTAGAGCTACTCACACCCCTCCCTTCAGTGAGCACACAGAGTACTACAGAACATTTGCTTGACTATATGCCGGGTATTTGCAGAGTATTTACAGTGTCATTCTCTGTTCCACCGTTGTGGATTGTAATGCCAACAGAGACAACCTTCAGAGCTTTCCAATCTGACTCAAACCAGGCTGGAATATAGCTTATACAAATGAAGGCAGAGCTGTTCCAAATACCACTTTGCATTTCCCTAGGTTTGGGCCCACAGTCCATACTTTCAAAGCCAGGCAGGGACAACCAACATTAGCTCTTGTGCCCACTCAGTTGatcctctcttctccctcttcctctgcagaaagCCCTCTAGGTGGAAAGGTCACTGCAGCAGATGGTTGTTATTCTAACACAGCTGAACAAAGCAGCAGGTAAAGCACTGGCAGTACTGCC
It contains:
- the LOC115601073 gene encoding tyrosine aminotransferase-like is translated as MVFADCKFEPIATLSTNVPILSCGGLAKRWLVPGWRMGWILIHDRRDIFGNEIRDGLVRLSQRILGPCTLVQGALERILHRTPPEFYHNTLSILKSNADLCYTALSAIPGLRPVRPAGAMYLMVEIEMEHFPEFENDVEFTERLISEQSVFCLPATCFEYPNFFRVVITVPEEMILEACSRIQEFCEMHYQGAEGAQDLECDK